In Levilactobacillus brevis, a single genomic region encodes these proteins:
- a CDS encoding transposase: MSKIKYSAVEKLELINEFEASGQTNIGFAREHGLADKEAVIRWRALYKRDGFDGLKESKGCRRYSEVFKLRVVYAFLNGEGSQREVAMKYGLRSATQVNYWVSRYNRDKTVTATPSRKQVPTMSRKTTLAERIEVVEYITKQNHSYNEAAEHYSVSYQQARSWVLRAKKGGYNALEDRRGHRKPQRELTDLDKANLRIKQLEGQVADMELLKEFVKKFQEIQHKG; the protein is encoded by the coding sequence ATGTCGAAGATCAAGTATAGTGCCGTGGAGAAGCTGGAGTTGATTAATGAGTTTGAAGCATCAGGTCAAACTAATATTGGCTTTGCCAGAGAACATGGTTTGGCAGACAAGGAGGCGGTCATTCGGTGGCGGGCGTTGTACAAACGAGATGGCTTTGATGGGCTTAAAGAATCTAAAGGTTGTCGCAGATACAGTGAGGTCTTTAAGCTAAGAGTCGTGTATGCTTTTTTGAACGGCGAAGGTTCACAACGAGAAGTAGCAATGAAGTATGGTTTGCGCTCAGCTACGCAGGTAAATTACTGGGTTTCCAGGTATAATAGGGACAAAACTGTGACGGCAACCCCGTCTAGAAAGCAGGTCCCAACGATGAGCCGAAAAACTACTCTGGCAGAGCGTATTGAAGTGGTTGAGTACATTACCAAGCAGAACCACTCATATAACGAAGCAGCTGAACATTACAGCGTCTCCTACCAACAAGCCCGTTCGTGGGTGCTTAGAGCTAAGAAAGGTGGTTACAACGCCTTAGAGGATCGACGCGGACACCGTAAGCCACAACGAGAATTAACCGACTTAGATAAGGCCAATTTGCGGATTAAGCAACTAGAAGGTCAAGTCGCCGACATGGAATTACTGAAAGAATTCGTAAAAAAATTTCAAGAAATTCAGCACAAGGGGTGA
- a CDS encoding IS3 family transposase: MNQQHRLAYQAISEVSQGKRGAIKTLLTHIGVSRQAYNKSFHRQETPWETQERLLEKRITYWFNQHHQAIGAGKILSNLQHDEQVTFKVTIKRVKRIMRNLNIKCQIRVKKRQRIKEQEQYIQDNVLNRNFKVAGPNQVWLADSTELSYGPKGQFKIRLSGVLDLCGRRLIASFLSTTETAVAEIQVFKQAFEQAGDVHPLIHTDRGAAYTAKAFNNFLSEHKVMRSMSRPGTPYDNAPMERWWNEFKAHWMERHPMPKTYREFVELVNEGIHYFNYLDRSPERNGLTPVEYWNEAA; this comes from the coding sequence GTGAATCAGCAACATCGACTGGCATATCAGGCAATCAGTGAGGTCAGTCAAGGAAAGCGAGGCGCCATTAAGACATTATTGACGCATATCGGAGTTAGTCGGCAAGCTTATAACAAGTCTTTTCATCGGCAAGAAACGCCGTGGGAGACTCAAGAGCGGCTTCTAGAAAAGCGAATCACTTATTGGTTCAATCAACATCATCAAGCAATCGGAGCTGGCAAGATCTTGTCCAATCTACAGCATGATGAACAGGTGACGTTTAAGGTAACAATCAAGCGTGTTAAACGAATTATGCGTAACTTGAATATCAAGTGTCAGATTCGGGTTAAGAAGCGCCAACGTATCAAGGAACAGGAACAATACATTCAGGACAATGTTTTGAATCGTAACTTTAAAGTCGCCGGTCCCAACCAGGTTTGGCTTGCGGATTCGACTGAGTTGTCTTACGGACCAAAGGGTCAATTCAAAATCCGACTGAGTGGTGTTTTAGATCTATGCGGCCGGAGACTGATCGCCTCATTTTTGAGCACTACAGAAACAGCTGTGGCAGAGATCCAGGTTTTTAAACAGGCTTTTGAACAGGCTGGCGATGTACACCCACTGATCCATACGGACCGTGGAGCTGCTTACACCGCTAAAGCTTTCAATAACTTTCTGTCAGAACATAAAGTGATGCGCAGTATGTCCCGACCAGGAACACCTTACGACAACGCGCCAATGGAGCGTTGGTGGAATGAATTTAAAGCGCATTGGATGGAACGTCATCCAATGCCAAAAACGTATCGAGAGTTTGTGGAGCTGGTAAACGAAGGCATCCACTACTTTAATTACTTGGATCGTTCCCCAGAAAGAAACGGCCTCACCCCAGTAGAATACTGGAATGAAGCCGCTTAG
- a CDS encoding dihydrofolate reductase, giving the protein MLIFLWAEGHNGVIGENGQLPWHLPADMHFFKTMTTGNTVIAGARTYRSFKRPLPNRQNIVVTHQDAADFPDNVIVLNSLDAVRQYAAAHQDEKLFVVGGAQLFVGLQDDVDFLYRTVIDANFTGDTWMPAIDYEKFQLIATQPGIRNGQNPYDYHFEQYQRR; this is encoded by the coding sequence GTGTTAATATTTCTTTGGGCGGAAGGGCACAACGGTGTGATTGGCGAAAACGGTCAATTACCATGGCATCTCCCAGCCGATATGCACTTCTTTAAGACAATGACGACTGGCAATACGGTGATTGCGGGGGCCCGGACGTATCGATCGTTCAAGCGGCCGTTGCCGAATCGGCAAAATATCGTGGTGACCCACCAAGACGCGGCCGACTTTCCCGATAACGTCATCGTTCTCAATAGCTTGGACGCTGTGCGGCAATACGCTGCCGCACATCAGGACGAGAAGCTCTTCGTGGTTGGTGGCGCTCAGCTCTTCGTTGGTCTACAAGACGACGTGGACTTCCTGTATCGCACGGTGATTGACGCCAACTTCACCGGGGATACTTGGATGCCGGCGATTGATTACGAGAAATTCCAGTTGATTGCGACCCAACCGGGAATTCGCAATGGGCAGAACCCTTACGACTACCATTTTGAACAGTATCAACGGCGTTAA
- a CDS encoding thymidylate synthase, whose protein sequence is MLEDAYLDLARKVLTEGHQKSDRTGTGTLSLFGYQMRFNLQEGFPLLTTKKVPFGLIKSELLWFLRGDTNIRFLLQHHNHIWDEWAFQRFIESPDYHGPDMTDFGRRSLVDADFNQQYQAEKKAFDERILNDQSFGDHYGDLGLVYGSQWRAWQGKNGETIDQIANVIDTLRTHPDSRRMIVSAWNPADVPSMALPPCHTLFQFYVNDGKLSCQLYQRSGDIFLGVPFNIASYALLTSLIAKEVGLEVGDFVHTLGDAHIYSNHIEQVKTQLARTPNDAPKLWLNPDKSSIFDYNMTDIKVTGYDPAPAIKAPVAV, encoded by the coding sequence ATGTTAGAAGACGCTTACTTGGATTTAGCCCGAAAGGTTTTAACGGAAGGTCATCAGAAATCTGACCGGACCGGGACGGGAACGTTGAGTTTATTTGGCTATCAAATGCGCTTTAATCTCCAAGAGGGCTTCCCATTATTAACCACGAAGAAAGTCCCCTTTGGTCTGATTAAGTCGGAGCTATTGTGGTTCCTACGGGGAGACACGAATATTCGCTTTTTGCTACAACACCACAATCACATCTGGGACGAGTGGGCCTTTCAGCGATTCATCGAGAGTCCAGACTATCACGGCCCCGATATGACCGACTTTGGCCGTCGCTCCTTGGTAGACGCCGACTTCAATCAGCAGTATCAAGCCGAGAAGAAGGCCTTTGACGAGCGAATTCTAAACGATCAATCCTTTGGCGACCACTACGGCGACCTAGGCTTGGTCTACGGTAGTCAGTGGCGGGCTTGGCAAGGGAAAAACGGCGAGACGATTGACCAAATTGCCAATGTGATTGACACACTCCGAACGCATCCGGATTCACGGCGGATGATTGTTTCCGCCTGGAATCCCGCCGATGTACCGTCCATGGCGCTACCACCATGCCACACACTCTTCCAGTTCTACGTCAACGACGGGAAGCTCAGTTGTCAGCTTTATCAACGGAGCGGTGACATCTTCCTCGGTGTACCGTTTAACATTGCCAGCTACGCCCTGTTAACGTCGCTGATTGCTAAAGAAGTGGGCCTGGAGGTCGGTGACTTCGTGCATACGCTCGGCGACGCTCACATCTACAGTAACCACATTGAACAAGTGAAGACCCAGCTGGCCCGGACGCCAAACGACGCGCCGAAATTGTGGCTGAATCCAGATAAATCGAGCATCTTTGACTATAACATGACCGACATCAAAGTCACAGGTTACGACCCAGCGCCCGCCATCAAGGCGCCTGTTGCGGTTTAA